A DNA window from Actinokineospora baliensis contains the following coding sequences:
- a CDS encoding VOC family protein, protein MRWTLEVVSVPVSDIDRAKAFYVDGLGFHVDHDTTAGPVRFAQLTPPGSGCSIVIGMSAMAPGSLQGLQLVVNDVRAAHAELTARGVEVGEVQYASREGGFRAATAEDDLNNSGFLFFSDPDGNGWAVQQITARP, encoded by the coding sequence ATGCGGTGGACCCTGGAAGTCGTCTCGGTGCCGGTCAGCGACATCGACCGGGCGAAGGCCTTCTACGTCGACGGGCTCGGGTTCCACGTCGACCACGACACCACCGCGGGTCCGGTCCGCTTCGCCCAGCTCACCCCGCCGGGGTCGGGCTGCTCGATCGTGATCGGCATGTCCGCGATGGCACCCGGCTCGCTGCAGGGCCTGCAGCTGGTGGTCAACGACGTGCGGGCCGCGCACGCCGAGCTGACCGCGCGCGGCGTCGAGGTCGGCGAGGTCCAGTACGCCTCCCGCGAGGGCGGGTTCCGGGCCGCGACCGCCGAGGACGACCTGAACAACTCCGGGTTCCTGTTCTTCAGCGACCCGGACGGCAACGGCTGGGCGGTGCAGCAGATCACCGCTCGCCCGTGA
- a CDS encoding ArnT family glycosyltransferase — translation MRKGLVLAGAAVVGLALSLRLWGLTTANELFIDEVTYSRLALSVGRGEWPNLAGEAFYLHPPLTFWLNGVITGLFDLSPDPTTLVFQLRWVNALLGAVVVALGYLLLLRTTKPVVAVVGAVVLAADPFVLRNDSRVMLETPAFALILAGWLCLLIGLERRQWLISVGGFLLGLAVLAKDVSAVPALLPVLLATLWKRTLPRKTALQVFSLALVPYASYVIALAIAGRLPDWWSHKIGGLRRMAGLDQISGFNSPNAPNLLETLLGQLGRFGTSYVLLGLAVPAGVLALRSARADRRLIGLVASVMGMLGLFSLAFGTLEEQMGYFVVVPGVLALGVVAVELSVRLRPALVTATAAVVVAGLAFAAHARAVTDNGYQQARAFLDTQVPPNSRVGLTTPTAQFALHSGEGANLRVGTWTSLGALHRFRADYVLTQSRPLSLGYGYASPDLLPWLARHAEPVFRTTGPSGGDTIVWKLDQAELANAVRTGHLIPEVVAP, via the coding sequence GTGAGGAAAGGGCTCGTCCTCGCGGGCGCGGCGGTTGTCGGTTTGGCGCTTTCGCTGCGGCTGTGGGGGCTGACAACGGCGAACGAGTTGTTCATCGATGAGGTCACCTACTCGCGGTTGGCGCTGTCGGTCGGCCGCGGTGAATGGCCCAACCTCGCCGGGGAGGCCTTTTACCTGCACCCGCCGCTGACGTTCTGGCTCAACGGCGTGATCACCGGCCTATTTGATCTTTCGCCGGACCCGACGACCCTGGTGTTCCAGCTGCGGTGGGTGAACGCACTGCTCGGGGCGGTTGTTGTGGCGCTGGGATATCTGCTTCTCCTGCGGACCACCAAACCTGTCGTGGCGGTGGTCGGCGCGGTCGTCCTCGCCGCCGATCCGTTCGTTCTGCGCAACGACAGCCGGGTGATGCTGGAGACCCCGGCGTTCGCTCTGATCCTCGCGGGCTGGCTGTGCCTGCTGATCGGCCTGGAGCGACGTCAGTGGCTGATCTCCGTAGGCGGCTTCCTACTAGGTCTCGCCGTCCTGGCCAAAGACGTCTCAGCCGTACCCGCCCTGCTGCCAGTCCTCTTAGCGACGTTGTGGAAGAGGACACTGCCGCGTAAGACAGCACTCCAGGTCTTCAGCTTGGCTCTGGTGCCATATGCCAGCTACGTCATCGCCCTCGCCATCGCAGGACGCCTGCCGGACTGGTGGAGCCACAAGATCGGCGGGCTTAGGCGTATGGCCGGATTGGACCAGATCAGCGGCTTCAACTCCCCCAACGCCCCCAACCTGCTAGAGACCTTGCTGGGCCAACTAGGCCGGTTCGGCACCTCTTACGTCCTTCTCGGCCTAGCTGTACCCGCTGGTGTACTCGCCCTGCGGTCGGCTCGAGCGGATCGCAGGCTGATCGGCCTAGTGGCTTCCGTGATGGGGATGCTCGGCCTGTTCTCCCTGGCCTTCGGGACGCTGGAGGAGCAGATGGGCTACTTCGTAGTGGTCCCCGGCGTCCTAGCGCTTGGCGTGGTGGCAGTGGAGCTATCCGTGCGACTACGCCCCGCGCTGGTCACTGCCACCGCCGCTGTGGTGGTCGCGGGTCTTGCCTTCGCCGCTCACGCGCGCGCGGTCACCGACAACGGCTACCAGCAGGCCCGGGCGTTCCTCGACACCCAGGTGCCACCCAACTCGCGAGTCGGTCTTACGACACCGACCGCCCAGTTCGCGCTGCACTCCGGGGAAGGCGCCAACCTCCGCGTCGGCACGTGGACCTCGCTCGGCGCGCTGCACCGCTTCCGCGCCGACTACGTCCTCACCCAGAGCCGCCCGCTCAGCCTCGGTTACGGCTACGCCTCCCCCGACCTGCTGCCCTGGCTGGCCCGGCACGCCGAACCGGTCTTCCGGACCACCGGCCCCAGCGGCGGGGACACGATCGTGTGGAAGCTCGACCAGGCCGAACTGGCGAACGCGGTGCGGACAGGTCACCTGATCCCGGAGGTCGTCGCTCCCTGA
- a CDS encoding polysaccharide pyruvyl transferase family protein produces MARKGHQMTVDLDGARRVLIVGNFGNGNTGDEALLAAALTELDAGAEVSVLSRNPRLVEWTHGVAARPMTAVSFAAGLRWCEAVLVVGGGMFGSGLPPLVRLLPTVVEATNRVGRATFYLAIGVYPGTPPAALRKLRSAAVFGRLTVRDELSARTLGVPVPVVGDLALELAPASPEAAKLALAGAGIDAEAPLLLLSPKALPDTTRMATLRETCLHATRRWRERGGEVAALALSTHADYGLGLAHRDAALAAALELPVIGPQLPPALAKAVVGRAAGVLGLRLHALVFAAGTGVPFAGFDWEQKSKAFLRERGGTVLGSAEDWVDHTLEVAAQ; encoded by the coding sequence ATGGCGCGGAAAGGCCACCAGATGACGGTCGACCTCGACGGAGCGCGGCGGGTGCTCATCGTGGGCAACTTCGGCAACGGCAACACCGGCGACGAGGCCCTGCTGGCCGCGGCGCTGACCGAGCTCGACGCGGGCGCCGAGGTCAGCGTCCTCTCGCGCAACCCCAGGCTCGTCGAGTGGACCCACGGCGTCGCCGCCCGGCCGATGACCGCGGTCTCGTTCGCGGCCGGGTTGCGCTGGTGCGAGGCGGTCCTGGTGGTCGGCGGCGGCATGTTCGGTTCCGGGTTGCCCCCGCTGGTCCGCTTGCTGCCGACCGTGGTCGAGGCGACCAATCGGGTCGGGCGCGCCACGTTCTACCTGGCCATCGGGGTCTACCCGGGCACGCCGCCCGCCGCGCTGCGCAAGCTCCGGTCGGCCGCGGTGTTCGGCAGGCTCACCGTCCGCGACGAGCTGTCCGCACGGACCCTGGGCGTCCCGGTGCCTGTGGTCGGCGACCTCGCGTTGGAGCTGGCGCCCGCTTCCCCCGAAGCGGCGAAACTGGCGTTGGCAGGCGCGGGGATCGATGCCGAGGCGCCGCTGCTCCTGTTGTCCCCCAAGGCCCTTCCCGACACGACCCGGATGGCGACCTTGCGCGAGACCTGCCTGCACGCCACCCGGCGGTGGCGGGAACGAGGCGGCGAGGTGGCCGCGCTCGCCCTGTCCACGCACGCGGACTACGGCCTCGGCCTGGCGCACCGGGACGCCGCTCTCGCGGCCGCGCTGGAGTTGCCGGTGATCGGACCGCAACTGCCGCCCGCGCTGGCGAAGGCCGTGGTGGGCCGCGCGGCGGGTGTGCTCGGGCTGCGGCTGCACGCGCTGGTGTTCGCGGCGGGCACGGGTGTGCCGTTCGCGGGTTTCGACTGGGAGCAGAAGTCCAAGGCGTTCCTGCGCGAGCGCGGCGGCACCGTTCTCGGGTCGGCCGAGGACTGGGTCGACCACACTCTGGAGGTGGCCGCGCAGTGA
- a CDS encoding phytanoyl-CoA dioxygenase family protein, which yields MITEQQRRSLLTDGYLGVPDLFTPGEIAEVAQRLDGLFDRFADLPAASVLDLGATDGEFGAEVPEILYPSSLSPQLRRTAVFRRGRALARRVLGAGTWFRFDHSIRKPPGCGYETVWHQDRVHKRSGLPERRLNIWIPTTPVGPADGCMRYVPRSHRNGVLPHEPVPGRRGALRTVGVAESDAVDVPLPVGGAALHLFETVHSAHPNSGPSTRTAWILQFTHPRTVLPTATLLHRAVYFGQTRAWRGKATR from the coding sequence GTGATCACAGAGCAGCAGCGGCGGTCGCTGTTGACCGACGGGTACCTCGGGGTGCCGGACCTGTTCACCCCCGGCGAGATCGCCGAGGTCGCGCAGCGGTTGGACGGTCTGTTCGACCGGTTCGCCGACCTCCCCGCGGCGAGTGTGCTCGACCTCGGCGCCACCGACGGCGAGTTCGGCGCGGAGGTGCCGGAGATCCTGTACCCGTCGTCGTTGTCGCCGCAGTTGCGCAGGACAGCGGTGTTCCGGCGCGGGCGGGCGTTGGCCAGGCGGGTGCTCGGTGCCGGGACCTGGTTCCGCTTCGACCACAGCATCCGCAAGCCACCAGGCTGCGGCTACGAAACGGTGTGGCACCAGGACCGGGTGCACAAGCGGTCGGGCCTGCCGGAGCGCCGCCTCAACATCTGGATCCCCACCACCCCGGTCGGCCCGGCGGACGGCTGCATGCGCTACGTCCCGCGCAGCCACCGCAACGGCGTCCTCCCGCACGAACCGGTCCCCGGCCGCCGTGGCGCGCTGCGCACCGTCGGCGTCGCCGAATCCGACGCCGTCGACGTCCCGCTCCCGGTCGGCGGCGCGGCGCTGCACCTGTTCGAGACCGTCCACAGCGCACACCCGAACAGCGGCCCGTCCACCAGGACCGCGTGGATCCTGCAGTTCACCCACCCCAGAACGGTTCTCCCCACAGCGACCCTGCTGCACCGGGCGGTCTACTTCGGACAAACCAGGGCATGGCGCGGAAAGGCCACCAGATGA
- a CDS encoding glycosyltransferase: MTGPALARAGAVVAGATAVVSVISYAYGIALAHWLPSNDYAVFAAGQTLLLVVGTAASAAVPWALAKAVKAHPAGTAQRRAAMAHALGIGVLGAIPAAAFVGIVTALYAPASAVVAVMAAVVGIMVSGCAVGWLQGEQRFGRLAALRVGEVVARVALGSVAVAVGLGAAGALGAFLLGSVVLFAGAGAWADLSWRPSVLRDRGRWRDTAGLSAVQGLLGVLTATDIVLAPIFLGPGSESAAYQLAATLGRVPLFVAAALAVVAFPRLTDSPGTARETMTAYGWLAFPVAAVLITAPADLVRWIVPAHLTAAVQLLPYTVLTGLFFGLITLAITVLQAQSAYRKASKHLIVALVLVLLGIGIGWQTSNLALGTCLGGLVAAATIARPALLPFAASSIATVILWQASHWVPAWIATSALLGLLAIRRIRTTERPPPGARLRVLHLGFEDPALPGSGGGAVRTHEMNRRLARDHDITVLTTRWPGCVDRVEDGVRYEHVGIGEGRTYLGRIAGYAVALPFVSRRYPADLVVEDFFAPVSSIGAPLWTGRPTVGVVQWLNAREKSRQYRLPFFLVERAGVRTHRGLVAVSTGIAERLSAMNPAARVEVVANGVDAAAFDASSPRGEDVVFVGRLEIAQKGLDLLLTAFAEQAHRLPGALVLAGTGPDEQRLRDMAAGLGIADRVRFAGWVSGAAKYRLLAAARVVAVPSRFETFGMVALEAAACGSPVVAFDIDCLREVVPESAGVLVPAFDTAAYGCALAELAADGDRVRRLGLGGRELARAYSWDRLARAQERVYLAAARDWREV; the protein is encoded by the coding sequence ATGACGGGACCGGCACTCGCGCGGGCCGGCGCGGTGGTGGCAGGCGCAACCGCCGTGGTCAGCGTGATCAGCTACGCCTACGGGATCGCGCTCGCACATTGGTTGCCCAGCAACGACTATGCCGTGTTCGCGGCTGGGCAAACGCTGTTGCTGGTGGTGGGTACCGCCGCTTCGGCGGCTGTGCCGTGGGCGTTGGCGAAAGCGGTCAAGGCCCACCCCGCGGGGACGGCACAACGCCGAGCCGCCATGGCGCACGCCCTGGGAATCGGAGTTCTCGGCGCCATTCCCGCCGCCGCGTTCGTCGGGATCGTCACCGCGTTGTACGCACCCGCGAGCGCCGTCGTCGCGGTGATGGCCGCGGTTGTCGGGATCATGGTCTCGGGCTGCGCGGTCGGCTGGTTGCAGGGCGAGCAACGGTTCGGGCGGCTGGCGGCGTTGCGGGTCGGGGAGGTGGTGGCCCGGGTAGCGCTCGGTTCGGTGGCGGTCGCCGTTGGACTCGGGGCCGCGGGCGCCCTGGGGGCGTTCCTCCTCGGCTCCGTGGTGCTGTTCGCGGGTGCGGGAGCCTGGGCGGACCTGTCCTGGCGACCGAGTGTCCTGCGGGACCGGGGGCGGTGGCGGGACACAGCGGGCTTGAGCGCGGTACAGGGGCTTCTCGGCGTGCTGACCGCGACCGACATCGTGCTCGCCCCGATCTTCCTCGGCCCCGGTTCCGAGTCGGCGGCCTACCAGTTGGCCGCGACCCTGGGCCGGGTCCCCCTCTTCGTCGCGGCGGCGCTGGCGGTCGTCGCCTTCCCCAGGCTGACCGATTCCCCCGGCACAGCAAGGGAAACGATGACCGCCTACGGGTGGCTGGCCTTCCCGGTCGCCGCGGTGCTGATCACCGCCCCCGCGGACCTCGTCAGGTGGATCGTGCCCGCCCACCTCACCGCGGCGGTCCAGCTACTCCCCTACACCGTCCTCACCGGACTCTTCTTCGGCCTGATCACCCTTGCCATCACAGTGCTCCAGGCACAGTCGGCCTACCGCAAGGCGAGCAAGCACCTGATCGTGGCTCTCGTCCTAGTGCTCCTGGGCATCGGAATCGGTTGGCAAACCTCAAATCTGGCCCTGGGCACGTGTCTGGGCGGCCTCGTAGCGGCAGCCACGATCGCACGACCTGCCTTGCTCCCCTTTGCCGCCTCCAGCATCGCCACCGTCATCCTCTGGCAGGCGAGCCACTGGGTTCCCGCCTGGATCGCCACGTCTGCCCTGCTCGGCCTGCTTGCCATCCGCCGGATCAGGACCACCGAGCGACCACCGCCCGGCGCGCGACTGCGCGTCCTGCACCTGGGCTTCGAAGACCCCGCGCTCCCCGGTTCCGGCGGTGGGGCCGTGCGCACCCACGAGATGAACCGACGTCTCGCCCGCGACCACGACATCACGGTCCTCACCACCCGCTGGCCCGGGTGCGTCGACCGGGTCGAGGACGGCGTGCGCTACGAGCACGTGGGCATCGGGGAGGGCCGCACGTACCTCGGCCGGATCGCCGGGTACGCGGTCGCGCTGCCGTTCGTGTCCCGCCGCTACCCGGCGGACCTGGTGGTGGAGGACTTCTTCGCGCCGGTGTCCAGCATCGGTGCTCCACTGTGGACCGGGAGGCCGACGGTGGGTGTGGTGCAGTGGCTCAACGCCAGGGAGAAGTCGCGCCAGTACCGGCTGCCGTTCTTCCTGGTCGAGCGGGCCGGGGTGCGGACGCACCGCGGGCTGGTGGCGGTGTCGACGGGGATCGCCGAGCGGTTGAGCGCGATGAACCCGGCGGCCCGGGTCGAGGTGGTGGCCAACGGGGTGGACGCGGCGGCGTTCGACGCCAGTTCCCCGCGCGGCGAGGACGTGGTGTTCGTCGGCCGGTTGGAGATCGCGCAGAAGGGCCTCGACCTGCTGTTGACCGCGTTCGCCGAGCAGGCGCACCGGTTGCCGGGCGCTCTGGTGCTGGCCGGGACAGGACCGGACGAGCAGCGGTTGCGGGACATGGCCGCTGGACTGGGGATCGCCGACCGCGTCAGGTTCGCGGGCTGGGTGAGCGGTGCGGCCAAGTACCGACTGCTCGCGGCGGCCCGTGTGGTCGCGGTGCCGTCGCGGTTCGAGACCTTCGGCATGGTCGCGCTGGAGGCGGCGGCGTGCGGGAGCCCTGTGGTGGCGTTCGACATCGACTGCCTGCGCGAGGTCGTGCCGGAGTCGGCCGGGGTGCTGGTGCCCGCGTTCGACACCGCTGCCTACGGGTGCGCGCTCGCCGAGTTGGCCGCGGACGGGGACAGGGTGCGGCGGCTGGGTTTGGGCGGTCGGGAGTTGGCGCGGGCGTATTCGTGGGACCGGCTGGCGCGGGCGCAGGAGCGCGTGTACCTGGCGGCGGCACGGGATTGGCGGGAAGTGTGA